The window cttaactacttcccactgAACATTTTtccttcctttcctttccttggttgaattaaacaattttaaggcccttcatacgttaagaatatttgataaataagatttttattataataaatatttactaaaagaagtCTGagctcacatttccattacgtattttgaatcatcatcgcgaatgcggcaacttagggaatccaacaagtaaatagcatccttgtaaggcTCAATAACCCTTAGATcccaatggaaactaggcaaatacataggacTAGATcagaaaattgaataaattatcgaaaggaagccattgaaagtgatgttttacttcttgcttacccgacattacatggcactaacactagttgatctgttgatgcacttgtcaccttatctgctaaaagagttgccctttgattcggggtttcaagcttaactgatttgtcttgtgccgtttttgccagatatgggagtttgtgaggattcataaatctgaatttctttgtcttggtatctttcaccatcttttatacagacacctatcattgcaaagaaaaaaatatttagatactaaataataaaatttagatacaaaacactcataataagttggaaaaataatgatcactcataacactaagttatggtcgatgatagtaacatccatacatgagaacttactatgaacagtcttgcatattaaacataccagaaatgtatacatgcaaattcttttatttcttgaggacaagcacatttaagatacttaaaaatatacaagaaaaagatatgagcaaagtacttcctgtctagaagaacaaatggcagaaggcaaacattaagggccggttgaaaatgaatgagctatatttatgtaaagtgtaccacatcaattgatattagtaaacctctcaatagaaatgatgaactattaacttaatgagaataacatggtatgagaaaattactagaagttgaatttttcaagagtaaacttgttcacacaacaatattagtaaacttcttgcagttcaaatcagggattttctgtcttgctagatattagaatttcccagcaaacataaagcaatgcagtaatttcccagcataagtaaagcaatgcagttgcaactgagaaaataatatttagatactaaataataaaatttagatacaaaacaatcatgtggattaaaaaataatgatcactcataataagttggtgaaattgtaacaataaaccataataagttgctaaaattgggaagcaaacatgtgatgaaaaagttgctgaaattgcttaaataaacttacttaccatatgtaggcaacgatcaaatttcctgaaattgactccaaatgatacaaaaaattgatgtcctcaaggtcaagaaaaagttcacaatcttcatcaaacacttcattatctaagcacattgatatacattttcctccatctagagcatgcttccagtaacaatataacatatgtaatgctcttgggacacttgttgacaaagtaggttttgatttttttcgttcaaacttcttccttctaggcttctaataatttcaaatataaacaagttagatatagctaggttgaataataataaagtggcaatataattagaaatataataataaagtgacaatataattagaaatataatatctcatatacctcatcttgcttcacaatctgctgttcaggccaagccacaacagttcctatggcatcaccaattacttcacattcacttggaattggatatggcaaaggagcggatttgtccactgcttgatcaatggagactcgaatgcaattcttgggaaatggaataccatgaagcattttttccatgccattgaaacaaacaattgtaccatatgcagcaatatttgagcaagattccaatgtcaatgcaactgattgaccctaaaatattaaaaaaaaaacatgttgattatatttagtttataatgctataataataatgaatatcactataacttgtattttacctgtaaaacttcgtctttacccacaatctgtacgtcatcttcttcaatattcttctgatgaaacttcaccgagcaactgcctttgtcatcaattgaattgtcccatgcaccccAAATCCAAATGACAGAGTTGAAGGCTTTGCAGCAGTAGGAGCGGAGAACATAGATGCACTGGAGGGAGTTGATGTAGCAGCATTGGTAAACCCAAAGGAAGGTTGGGACACAGCAGATGTCGGAGTCGCAAAAGAAAAGCCAGTTGCCAAGGTGGACGTGGTAGTAACAGGTGAGGACGAAGTAGTACTACCAGACGACACGACATCGAACGAACTCAGAGCAAAGGAACTGCCACTTCCAAAGGAGAAAGGAGAGGTCGAAATGCTGGTGATGGCAGGAGAGGAGGTAGCGGTagcagaagaagagaatagaGGGGACGCAGAGGAGGAGGCAGGAAACGGGGATACGAAGGATGGAGCTGGAGCAGACGTCGTCGGCACAGAAAAGGCGGGGGGAGATGAGGACGTAGCAAACGAAGGCACCGAAGGTGCGGAGGGGAAGCAGAAGTACCAAACAACGGAGAGGCAGCAGTGGAAGACGAACCGAAGCCGAAGTTGGGAGTCGAAGCCCCCAATCCAAAACCAAAATTAGGGCTTGAGGAAGCGGAAGGTGCGGCGGATGCTGAGGGAAAAGGGATGGGTTTGGGAGAAGAGACCGCCTGCGAGGAAAAGAGACCGGGGTAGTAGAGGCGGAGGATGGAGCAGATGGCGAGAAAAGACTAGAGGTAGTAGAGGCGGAGGATGGAGCAGATGGCGGGAAAAGACTGAAGGTAGAAGCGGCGGAAGATGGAGCAGACGTCGAGAAAAGACTGGAGGTAGAAAAGGCTGAGGATGCGGCCGATGAGGAGCCAAAGGTTGAGAGGCCGAAGAGAGATGGGGAGGAACCGGCGGAGGAAGAAGCGCCTAGGGAGAAACCAGTGGCGGAAGATGAGGCGGCGCCAGCGGCGGTGGGAGCGAAGGAGAAGGGGGAggcggaggagagggagaaagaggaggaagaggaagagactGAGGGTTTgggtcgacttggaggagttgggccggcgtgaggagttttgcgtgaggagtttgggtcgagattagggttcagaggagatcacgcggcaaggagaggagaaggcgctcgtggagaggagaaggcgctcgtggagaggagtggagaggagaaggcactcgtggagaggagaaggagaggagaaggcactcgtggagaggagtggagaggagtggtgaggagaaggcgcgcgcgcgttgagggtttagagtttagcaaagcgagggctgcgaatttattttaagtgagtttaggggaaacatacacaacactttaaaaaacgttttttaaaaaaatgttgtctttgaccataaacaacaacactaaagacaatacttcattaaaaaccgttgtctttagtaaaaagtaaataccatagacaacgcttttcactaaaagcgttgtaaaacaaagaacgacaacgtttttattaaaaagcgttgtctattgggtgttgttgaatgcaaaaattcttgtagtgcctaatatatattttttttctttctttcttatgtatttattattaaaaaaaattcaagttatGTGATTGTCAACTCTGTCGCAGTTACCATAAGCACTACCACACAAAGGGTGTATCATAAATAATTTTCACAATGATTTTTACTGTTTAATAATTGTGTATGTGATTACTTGATTCTAAGGTGTTTATCATTTTCTTCCATACCTAGATGGCATTATGTATTTTATCATGGTAAACTTTAAATTATCGATAAATCTACGaaaattaattagttattaatCGTAATTTAATTTACATGACATGATGAAAAATTCCCTGACGTGCCATGGCAGTTTTGTCTGGTGGAAAACCTATTTGTTGTAGTGTATGAACAAGATCATTCGATTAGTCATGTACAAACATTATTGTTAGCCAATCACCATCCTTAAATTGATGTAAACCAACCCTTCCCAACGACACTTAATGTATATCCACTATACAAATATATAGGTCTTTGGCATGACCTAGATTTGAACCATACAAGGCAATGCATGAACCTGTGCGAGTCATTGACCATGTATTCAGCATGACAGGCACGACCCATAATAACTTGGCCCAAACATGGATCACACCCCTGCTCGAGCCTTTGGCAAGCAAAGTCCAATACTTGAAATACACAAGATAAATGAGTTCATATCATACCCTTTGTAATTAAGCATTTTAGCTTCTTTGAAAACCACTGGTAAATGAAGAGAATACagctattttaaatatatatatatatatatacaaatatcTATCTCGgtaagaaattaaaaaatatatatatatatatatatatattaatttcttACCAAGATAGATATTTGTAATCCCACATATATAATAGctctctaattaattaattaattttatttaagcttaATATAAAGAAATTTGTATTGTTTGTAAATTTTATTCTATCTATAATTTTTGAAGTGATGGAAGACCTACTTAACTTAATTGAGTGATTATAGTATTGCTTTCATAATCATTGGTTCAAATCTAATAGCAAACAATATATCAACCTAATTAACCATGGAAATTTAGTTGACTACAGTGATTTCCTTTCCTTGCTGAAATCAGGACAAATTTGTTAGTCTAACCCTAACAAACTCTCTTCAAGCCtcaatgagattttttttttaaatttttttataatgtaGATATTCAGGTCTtagattaatatctgaattgcttAGGGTGAACAATGTCACCTTTTACTCCAAGAACAAATATTTACTCACGCTAATACATGCACATGTATCTTGATTGATTTATTTCAGTTTATTATAGTAAAGATGATTACAATAATTTCAAGCGCTTAAATTATGTAAAAGGAAGTGTAAGCTTATAGTTGATCGCTAAGTTAATTAGGGGTGgaaggatttttttttcccaaaaacATAACATGGGAATCCGTCGAGAATTAATCCCTTATCGCATTTATACAATTAGATAATGATGCATAGATTTGGCTGGTAATCATCATACACCACGTAAGTGCAGGCCTTGCAGTACGGCGGCAGATCTTTGCATAGCTCTGGCTTCTTCTCGGCATCGTCCGGCTTCTTCCCGGTGCCCGGCTTCTTGTCATCCGCCGGCTTGTCTGGCTGCCCCACCGTGACGATCTCCGCCAGCTTCTTGGCCTTCCTGAGGGCCTTCACGATGAGCACAGCGTCGACGGTCCCGACGATGGTGACAGTGCTCTTGTCCTTGTCCAACACCATCGACGTGATGCCGTCGAACTTGGCGATGATGCTCATCACGCACACTGCGCACTTGTTGCACATGATGCTCACCTTCAACACGATCTTCTGCAGAAACGAacgcattaattaattaatatcgtGTGCATGGTTTAATTCAATTTGGGAATTCTATGCATGCAGGATTCGATTAACTTATAACGAACCCTTACCTTGGCTGACATAATTAATTGCTGCCTCCTAATCTATTCCTCGATGGATTATTAATGGATGATATTTATAACGTGCGAATGCTTGCCTGATTGAGGGGCCATGAGCTGACGATAAAGTCACAACAACTTTTCCATTATTAGTGGCAAATACTCAAATAGAGGTGGAGCCGTAACCAGCCCCTTCATGATAGCTCCAAAGGGAATAAATCATGAGATTAACATTTGATTTTAGATGACTTTATTAGTCAATAATCGAGATCAACAACTTTCACCCAATCTAACAGCTTCATAAAATTTGTATTCGTTTGATAGTTGTAGCTAGCTAGTCAATGGCACTATTCTATAAAAGTCATGTTGACGAGTgtctcatatttggatgaagggatgtcatggaagaaaaatctgttaagatttttcgtaataaaattctgttaagattttatataacagaattttgttatgtttttcataacaaattctgttacgattttaccgggtctgggggtttagcagtatttatagggatcattgtaaacccattggagatcagacaacacaagaatcattagatgtgattctcttgtggagaagagaattctaataaagcttcggccgttttgtggagtaggcaagtcgccgaaccacggtaactctttttctttctcttcttcttctccttcctggtgtttgctctcttttgtgcgtctttgtcttgttgttccgcgcgatctcttttctctcttcctcttcttccgcggttcagaaaggttgagaggtattgccctctctttgcacaacaattggtatcatccaggtttttggcagatttcttcaacatgtcggggacgacttctgcgaagtttgatatggtgaagtttgacggaaccggaaactttggattatggcagagaagggtcaaggacttgttggtgcaacaaggcatggtgaaggcgctaggagaaagaaaaccggaaagcatggagaaatcagattgggaagaacttcaggcgaaggcagtagcaacaatcaggctttgtcttaTGGATGACGTGATGTACtatgtcatggacgaggagtcaccggtgacagtttggcaaaagctggaaagccggtacatgtcaaaatcattgacaaacaagttgtatctcaagcagaaattattcgggctgaagatgacagaaggaaccgatctgagccagcacatcaacgtattcaaccagattgtaagtgatctgaagcggattgatgtgaagatcgaagacgaagacaaggcgctgatgttgttgaattctctaccttcatctcctacgtacgagaatttggttactactttgatgtggggtaaggaaactctcaaattggaggagatcacaagtgcgttgctaggttttcaccaaaggaagaaaacaagcgatgaaatttctcaaggagaaggacttgtggtaaatagcaaccaagagcgtggtaggagcaaatctcgacatggatatgacaacaacaacaagactcgttctaagtcgagaaggaagaaggtgatcacgtgctacaaatgtggaggtaaaggtcatatcaagagaaattgtccagagataaagaaatatgttgcagagaacaaaagtagttcggtaaagtctgcaaacatagttgaagaagaaaattcagaaagcggtgatggagatatgctatcagttatgtcaagttcggagcagctgacagatgcatggattttagactctgtatgttcatatcacatgactccaaacaaggattggtttgacacctatagggcagtggattctggttcGGTGTTGATGGAAACGATGCATCATCAAGAGTTATCGGCATAGGAATGTcggaatcaagatgtttgatggtgtgatcagaactttatgtgatgttcgatatataccagagctaaggaagaacttgatctcactaggcacactggatggtattggttgtaattacaaatcgGTGAGTGGGGTGATGAAAGTCAGCAAGGGCTCtacggtaatgaaaggacaaaaggtagcagaAACATCTACATGTTGCAATTGTAGGTGGAGTCGCTATGGAATCTGAATCAGATAAGACAATCTTGTGGCATATGCGCTGGGGCATATAAATGAGTGTGGGATGCTAGACTTCATAAAAGAAATTTATTGAAGGGTGTTAAGACGTGCAAATTCGAGTTCTACAAGAATTGTGTTCTTGAAAAACAAAGCAGAGTATAGTTTAAGACAAACATACACAAGACGAAGGGaattctggactacgtacatacggatctctggggaccgaccagtgtagcatcacgtggagggcacttgtattttgtgagtttcattgatgatttctcacgaaaggtatgggtatactttatgcATCTCAAGCTCGAAACTTTCGCAAAGTTTAAGATGTAGAAACTGAAGTAGAGAACCAGActggaaggaagatcaaatgccttagaTGGGACcgagtacacagattcaaagtttcaggaattctgtgagcagcatgggataatgaggcacttctcggttcgcaggacacctcagcagaatggggtagcggaaaggttgaacaggacaatcattgagaaggcaagatgtctcaggctgaatgcagggcttgcaaagaatttctgggcggaagcagttaacatggcatgttatctcattaatagatcaccaagggcagcactagaaggcaaagtatcagaggaagtatggacagggaatcaagtagaatactctcatcttcgagtttttggatgtccagcctatatgcacatatctagtgaggaaagatcaaagctggatgcaaagtcaaagcaatgcatttttctgggctatcagaaaggagttaaaggcttcaagctttgggatcctaaggcaaacaaggtggtgatcagcagagatgtggtgtttgacgagaaagctatgttacaacgtactcaggaagaaggaaaggaaacaccacaaagcaacaaagagaaagatattgtgcaggtggagctagagactcatgacttcgatgattctagctcagagcacatggagcatcgcactatagctagtggtagaacgagacgagtcgtaaaaccacccactagatacggattcgaagacttggtatcttatgcacttaccactagtagcggagaccctacatcttttcaggaggcaatacatagctctgagaaggacaggtggacgagtgctatggcagaggagatggagtcgttgcataagaaccaaacgtgggatctagtggaacttcctgaaggagagaaagctatagggtgcaagtggatattcaagaagaaagaagcaatgtcagagggagaagaagtgaagtttaaggctcggttggtagcaaaggggtattcacaaagaaaggggattgactatgaagaaattttctctccagtggtaagacatacgtcaattagagcggtattggctttggtggcacatcacgatttgtatttggagcaaatggatgtgaagacggcatttcttcatggaaatttggaggagcagatttttatgtcacaacctgagggatttagtcagtccagacaagagcagttggtttgtaagttgaagaaatcgccttatggactgaaacaatctcctaggcaatggtacaaacgttttgattcatacatgattcaaaacggatataggagatgcgagtatgactgctgcatatatgtgaagggccttgaagatgaatcactgattttcttactactatacgtagatgacatgctcattgttgcgaagaagatgagagaggttgacaaattgaagaggctactgagcaaggaattt is drawn from Zingiber officinale cultivar Zhangliang chromosome 1B, Zo_v1.1, whole genome shotgun sequence and contains these coding sequences:
- the LOC122042799 gene encoding cilia- and flagella-associated protein 251-like codes for the protein METRVEGFAAVGAENIDALEGVDVAALVNPKEGWDTADVGVAKEKPVAKVDVVVTGEDEVVLPDDTTSNELRAKELPLPKEKGEVEMLVMAGEEVAVAEEENRGDAEEEAGNGDTKDGAGADVVGTEKAGGDEDVANEGTEGAEGKQKDRLRGKETGVVEAEDGADGEKRLEVVEAEDGADGGKRLKVEAAEDGADVEKRLEVEKAEDAADEEPKVERPKRDGEEPAEEEAPREKPVAEDEAAPAAVGAKEKGEAEEREKEEEEEETEDIQVLD